GGCGTATACGTGCCGGCAGCCATGTCGAGGGAGGCGCGTACGACGGTCTCGACCCGTTCCTCGGTGCCGAGGCGACGCCGCATCGTGCGAAGACCCGAAGCGTACGTGCGCACGATCCGTTCGACGAAGCGGATCGCGCGGGTGGGCAGGAGCACGCGGCCAAAGCCGATAACGCGAAGCACGGCGGCGACGCGGTCGTGCAGCGCCGCGGTTGCCATGAGGTACGCACGCACGCCTTCCATCGGCACGCGGTGCCCGCGCAACCACAGTTCGAAGGCAAGCTCCCGGAGCGGCATTCGGCCGCCGAGCTCGAGACCTTCAATAAGCAGAGCCGCGGTGCCAAACGGGTAGATCGACAGACTGCCTTTCCCACGGCCGCGACCGCGCTGCTGCGGCCTGCAAATCACGCCGGCGCGATGGCGACGTTCGAGCTGGCCGCGGCTGAGCGTCCAACCGCGAGCCGCGGCAGAAGCCAGCACGACCTCGGCCTCCTCGCCGTCGACGGCATCAGGTTGGGACTCTCGTGCATTCATGTCGTGAAAGCGTAGCGACGCACACACCGCATCCGAGGGCCTGCGCGCATACCTCTGTATCTGCCGGGCGCGTGCCTCGCTCGCAGAGTCGCGCGCCCAGCCGTCATCTTGCGCGGGTCAGCCTGGAGCCTGCACGGGCTCGCGCAACCCGCGCGTTTTGTACCCCCAACGTACCCCCAACCCAACGACCAAGAGCGAACTCTGGTGAACCACGACGTACCATCCGCCAGCGTGTTTCTTCGGAAACACTGATGAGAGTGCACGTCACCCGGTGGTGGCCTCGGTCTTCAAAACCGCTGACGGGGCGCTTTGCGTTCCGTGGTGGGTTCGACTCCCATGCACTCTCGCCAACTCCGCCACTACCCCGTGCTAGGTTCGTCAGCAGGATGACGCAGACGACGCCCCCAAATCCTGAACGCGAGCAGACCGACGAAAGTCTTCGCGCTGAACGCGATCTGGCGGATCTGGCACTTGGGGAAGAGCTGGCCGCTGTCGACGAGACCGCGGACGCCGTCATCGACAAGGCGCGGGCACGCGCAGACGCCGTGCTCGCCGAAGCACGCGCGAACACCGACCGCCAGACCGGCAGGGCCAACGCGCGAGCGTCGGGGATCGTCGCGGAAGAGAGGTCAATCGAGGACCAGGCCGTCCGCGAAGAGCGAGCGGACGCCGACGAATCTCTCCGGGTAGAACGCGCCGAGCAGGTCGCGCTGCTGTCTGCGGAGCGCACCGAGACCGACAAGGACCTGTCAAGTGAACGCGCTCGATCCGACGCTGCGCTGGCGACCCGCGACGCGTTCCTTGGGATCGTCAGCCACGACCTGCGCAACATCCTGAGTGGCATGATGGGATTCGCCGGGATGATCTCCAGAGATGTCTCGCGGGACGACCACGTTGACCGCATCCTCACACACGCGAAGCAGATCCAGCGATCCGGTGCTCGGATGAACCGCTTGATCGGTGATCTCGTGGACGTGGCAAGCATCGAAGCCGGCGTGCTCGCGGTGGCGCGTGAGCCGGGTGATCCAACGCAGGTTGTCGCGGAAGCGGTCGCCGCGTTCCAGCCCCAGGCTGCGGCGAAGAATGTCGCCCTCACCGCGGAGGTCCGACCCCTGCCGTCGCTCGTGACCTTCGATCCGGCGCGCCTTCTTCAGGTGCTGACGAATCTTCTCAGCAACGCGATCAAGTTCACCCCCGCCAACGGTCACGTCGCCGTCCGCACGGATCGCGTCGGTGATGAGGTCGTGATCGCGGTCAGCGATACAGGCGTGGGGATCCCCAGCGACCAGCTTGAGGCCGTCTTCGCTCGGTTCGTCCAGGTCACGAAGAACGATCAACGCGGTGTGGGCCTGGGTCTTTACATCTCCCGGAGCATCGTGCAGGGCCACGGCGGACGCATCTGGGCGGAGAGCAAGATGGGCGAGGGAAGTACCTTCCGCGTGGCGCTGCCGATCGAGCCGGACCTCGCGCTCGCGAAGTAAGCCAGCGGAGACTTCGTTCGCGGCGACGGCCGCCTAGACTTCGCGCTCACCCTTGGACGACAAGCGTGCGGTCCTCATCTCGGCCGGCGCGCTCATCGACGGTAGTAGTGCAGCCGTCCTGCGTCCGGGCGCGGTGCTCACCGAGGGTGATCGCATCCGCGCTGTCGGAAGCCGCATCGACGCCCCGGCGGATGCCGAGCGGATCGATCTCCCGAACGCGACGATCACGCCGGGACTGATCGACTGCCACATCCACCTGTCAGACGCAGGAATCGCCGACGCGTCCGTTCAGGATCACGATCCGTCGGGGCTTCGCATCCTGCGCATGGCCGAGCACGCCCGTCGCACGCTGTTCGCCGGCTTCACCACGGTGCGCGACGTCGGCGGACGCGACCACCTCGAATTCGCGCTGCGGCGCGCGGCGCAAGAGAAGCTGGTGCGCACGCCGCGCCTGGTCCTCGCCGGCAAGATCGTTTCGATGACCACCGCTGGCGCGTCGGCGTGGCCCGGGATGTACCGGCAGTCCGACGGTGTGCACGAGGTGATCAAAGCCGTCCGCGAGCAGGTCGCCGCGGGCGCCGACGTGATCAAGATCATGGCGACCGGTGCGGTTCTGGCGCCGGGCCATGAGCGTCCGACGTCGGCGCAGTTCACGCGCGACGAGCTGAAGGCTGCGGTCGAGACCGCGCACGCGATGGGTCTTCGCGTCGCCGCGCACGCGCATGGGATCGAGGGCATCGCGCGCGCCGTCGAGGCGGGCGTGAACACGATCGAGCACGGAACGCACCTCCACGAAGATCCCGGCGTCGCGAAGGAGATGGCCGCGCGCGGCGTCTTCCTCGTCCCGACCCTCAAGGCGCTCGCGCGGATCGCGGATCCCGATGGCCCCGGTGTACCCGAGGACATGCGCGCCAAAGCGCGGGATCGCCGCTCCGACCGCGACCGGACCTTCCGCCTCGCGCTGGAGCTCGGCGTGCCGATCGCGATGGGCACCGACGCTGCAACGCCGTTCAACCGCCACGGCGAGAACGCCGAGGAGCTCGAGCTGATGGTCTCGCTCGGAATGACTCCGCTCGCTGCGATCGCGGCGGCGAGCAGCGTCGCGGCTCGC
This sequence is a window from Candidatus Limnocylindria bacterium. Protein-coding genes within it:
- a CDS encoding ATP-binding protein, whose product is MTQTTPPNPEREQTDESLRAERDLADLALGEELAAVDETADAVIDKARARADAVLAEARANTDRQTGRANARASGIVAEERSIEDQAVREERADADESLRVERAEQVALLSAERTETDKDLSSERARSDAALATRDAFLGIVSHDLRNILSGMMGFAGMISRDVSRDDHVDRILTHAKQIQRSGARMNRLIGDLVDVASIEAGVLAVAREPGDPTQVVAEAVAAFQPQAAAKNVALTAEVRPLPSLVTFDPARLLQVLTNLLSNAIKFTPANGHVAVRTDRVGDEVVIAVSDTGVGIPSDQLEAVFARFVQVTKNDQRGVGLGLYISRSIVQGHGGRIWAESKMGEGSTFRVALPIEPDLALAK
- a CDS encoding amidohydrolase family protein, which produces MDDKRAVLISAGALIDGSSAAVLRPGAVLTEGDRIRAVGSRIDAPADAERIDLPNATITPGLIDCHIHLSDAGIADASVQDHDPSGLRILRMAEHARRTLFAGFTTVRDVGGRDHLEFALRRAAQEKLVRTPRLVLAGKIVSMTTAGASAWPGMYRQSDGVHEVIKAVREQVAAGADVIKIMATGAVLAPGHERPTSAQFTRDELKAAVETAHAMGLRVAAHAHGIEGIARAVEAGVNTIEHGTHLHEDPGVAKEMAARGVFLVPTLKALARIADPDGPGVPEDMRAKARDRRSDRDRTFRLALELGVPIAMGTDAATPFNRHGENAEELELMVSLGMTPLAAIAAASSVAARALDRDDVGVLAPGRLADVVVWDGEPSEDIHALQRAPRAVFLGGKRVM